A single window of Providencia alcalifaciens DNA harbors:
- a CDS encoding DUF669 domain-containing protein produces the protein MNERVIFTYNQEDALAAGQSGFINESGAYVITIAEAKLGTSESGACFMEFSGETDDGRKINYLSVYSTKKDGELNKFGCNMINAIMGCAGVIQLTEKMISVSHFITPEFTGKRVGLVLQKTLKTKSNGSDTYSFDIRIPFFADTRQTLQEKVDGTAPVAIDNILSTLKDKDDRKQRGQSSQGYGYQQTTNDNDAPF, from the coding sequence ATGAATGAACGTGTAATTTTTACCTATAATCAAGAAGATGCATTGGCAGCAGGTCAAAGTGGATTTATTAACGAATCTGGCGCGTATGTGATTACTATCGCAGAAGCAAAGCTAGGGACATCAGAGTCTGGTGCTTGTTTTATGGAATTCTCTGGCGAAACTGATGATGGGCGTAAAATAAACTATCTTAGTGTTTACAGTACCAAAAAAGATGGGGAGCTAAATAAATTCGGGTGCAACATGATTAACGCAATCATGGGATGCGCTGGTGTTATACAGCTAACTGAGAAGATGATTTCTGTTAGCCACTTTATCACCCCTGAATTCACTGGTAAACGCGTTGGATTAGTGCTGCAAAAGACTCTTAAAACAAAGTCAAACGGCAGTGATACATACAGTTTTGATATTCGAATTCCGTTCTTTGCCGATACACGTCAAACGCTACAGGAAAAGGTTGACGGAACCGCGCCAGTAGCTATCGATAACATTCTTTCGACATTGAAAGACAAGGATGATCGCAAACAGCGAGGTCAATCAAGCCAAGGTTACGGATACCAGCAAACCACTAACGATAATGACGCGCCATTCTGA
- a CDS encoding cyclic-phosphate processing receiver domain-containing protein → MKVYLDDERQTPDGFVRVYWPDEAIKLLETGEVELISLDHDLGDDERGTGYDVLLWIEEQVYLNGFKAPEIIVHSSNSSARHKMELAIANIEKVE, encoded by the coding sequence ATGAAAGTCTATCTCGACGACGAGCGCCAAACTCCAGATGGATTTGTTCGTGTTTACTGGCCTGATGAGGCAATTAAATTACTGGAAACTGGCGAGGTTGAGCTAATTAGCCTAGATCATGATTTAGGTGATGATGAGCGCGGCACAGGCTACGACGTTTTATTGTGGATAGAAGAACAGGTTTATTTAAACGGATTTAAAGCGCCTGAAATTATTGTTCATTCATCTAATTCATCAGCGCGGCATAAAATGGAATTAGCAATTGCAAATATTGAAAAGGTGGAGTGA
- the fliG gene encoding flagellar motor switch protein FliG yields MSLSGTEKSAVMLMTLGEDQAAEVFKHLNPKEVQQLSMAVSNMRQISNNELAEVLTEFEESAIQFAALNINTNDYLRSVLVKALGEERAASLLEDIFEKQETTSGIESLNYMEPQTVADIIRDEHPQIIATILVHLKRNLAADVLELFEERQRNDIMLRIATFGGVQPAALAELTEVLNNLLDGQNLKRSKMGGIRTAAEIINLMKNQQEESVIDAMRDYDGELAQRIIDEMFLFENLIEVDNRSIQRILQDVSTDSLVIALKGSNQALRDHFLNNMAARAAEIVRDDLESRAPVRMSQVETEQKAILMIVRRLMEKGEIAIGGGDDVYV; encoded by the coding sequence ATGAGTTTAAGTGGAACAGAAAAAAGCGCCGTGATGTTGATGACACTCGGCGAGGATCAGGCGGCGGAAGTGTTTAAGCACCTGAATCCCAAAGAAGTTCAGCAATTGAGTATGGCAGTGTCCAACATGCGCCAAATCTCCAACAACGAACTGGCAGAAGTGCTCACCGAGTTTGAAGAGTCGGCAATTCAGTTTGCCGCCTTAAATATCAACACCAACGACTACCTGCGTTCGGTGTTGGTCAAAGCCCTTGGGGAAGAGCGTGCTGCCAGCCTGTTGGAAGATATTTTCGAGAAGCAAGAGACTACCTCAGGCATCGAAAGCCTCAACTACATGGAGCCACAAACGGTTGCCGATATTATTCGCGACGAACATCCTCAAATCATCGCCACGATTTTGGTTCACTTAAAACGCAACTTAGCGGCCGATGTTTTAGAACTGTTCGAAGAGCGTCAGCGTAACGACATTATGCTGCGTATCGCAACATTTGGTGGTGTTCAGCCTGCCGCATTAGCTGAACTGACCGAAGTTCTGAACAACCTGCTAGACGGTCAGAACCTCAAGCGCAGCAAAATGGGTGGCATAAGAACCGCGGCAGAAATTATCAACCTGATGAAAAATCAGCAAGAAGAAAGCGTTATCGATGCTATGCGTGATTACGATGGTGAGCTGGCTCAGCGCATTATCGACGAAATGTTCCTGTTCGAAAATCTTATCGAAGTGGACAACCGCAGCATTCAGCGCATTTTGCAAGACGTGTCTACCGACTCGCTGGTTATTGCCCTCAAAGGCAGCAACCAAGCACTGCGAGACCATTTCCTCAACAATATGGCAGCGCGTGCAGCCGAGATTGTTCGCGACGACCTGGAATCTCGAGCGCCAGTTCGTATGTCACAAGTGGAAACCGAGCAGAAGGCTATCCTGATGATCGTTCGCCGCTTAATGGAAAAAGGCGAAATAGCGATTGGTGGTGGAGACGACGTGTATGTCTAA
- a CDS encoding site-specific integrase, producing the protein MKIKYPTGVEVHGKSLRISFTYKGKRVRETLGIPDTPKNRKLAGELRTAICYKIKTGAFDYSVEFPESKNISTYSSGDRVITYGELANKWIGIKSVEISSSTLKKYITILNAVSNFINTKRNVSTFKTEDILLIRNNLLTSPTLDRGHKTNKIGRTVPTVNNYIGLLRHIFNFAFDNGYINTNIFSSIKPLKKDRPKPDPITQNEFPRLLSATNNEQSRNMLITSVYTGLRPGELCSLAWEDIDFTEKTLTVRRNLSIVGEFTFPKTQAGTDRVIYMLDPVIECLKSQMVLTRMTQPEIVNVSTREFGKSREDTCTFVFQPNIVAANGLKTKFYSPGGFGQIWNYLVRKSGIRHRKAYQTRHTYACWMLSAGANPAFIATQMGHASSKMVHDVYGAWMTENDASQIDILNRNAPSLPRKGNDKAVNS; encoded by the coding sequence ATGAAAATAAAATACCCAACAGGTGTTGAAGTGCATGGTAAAAGCCTTCGTATATCATTTACATACAAAGGAAAGAGAGTGAGGGAAACTCTTGGAATACCTGATACACCCAAAAACAGAAAGTTAGCAGGTGAGCTAAGGACAGCCATCTGCTACAAAATAAAAACTGGCGCTTTTGATTACTCGGTTGAATTCCCTGAGTCAAAAAACATCAGCACATATAGCTCTGGAGATAGAGTGATAACCTATGGTGAATTGGCTAACAAATGGATAGGAATTAAAAGCGTTGAAATATCGTCAAGCACATTAAAAAAATACATCACTATTTTAAATGCAGTATCTAATTTTATTAATACAAAAAGAAACGTATCAACATTTAAAACTGAGGATATTTTATTAATACGAAATAATTTATTAACATCGCCAACTTTGGATAGAGGGCATAAAACAAACAAAATAGGTAGAACAGTTCCAACAGTAAATAATTATATTGGATTGCTTCGACATATTTTTAATTTTGCTTTTGATAATGGATATATAAACACAAATATATTCTCATCAATAAAGCCATTGAAAAAAGATAGACCAAAGCCAGACCCAATAACACAAAATGAGTTTCCTAGACTTCTGAGCGCCACTAACAATGAACAGTCAAGAAATATGTTAATTACATCTGTGTATACAGGATTGAGACCGGGTGAGCTTTGCTCGCTTGCTTGGGAAGATATAGATTTCACTGAGAAAACACTAACAGTAAGAAGGAATCTATCGATTGTAGGTGAATTTACATTTCCAAAAACTCAGGCAGGAACAGATAGGGTTATTTATATGCTTGACCCTGTTATTGAGTGCTTAAAATCTCAAATGGTCTTAACTAGAATGACCCAACCAGAGATTGTTAATGTATCAACAAGGGAATTCGGTAAATCAAGAGAGGATACGTGCACTTTTGTTTTTCAACCAAACATCGTTGCAGCTAATGGGTTGAAAACAAAATTCTACTCTCCGGGTGGATTTGGTCAAATATGGAACTATCTGGTAAGAAAGTCAGGAATTAGACACAGAAAAGCATATCAGACAAGGCACACATACGCATGCTGGATGCTATCGGCCGGAGCCAACCCTGCATTCATTGCAACGCAAATGGGACACGCATCATCAAAAATGGTTCATGATGTATATGGCGCATGGATGACAGAAAATGATGCTAGCCAAATTGATATTTTGAATAGAAATGCCCCATCACTGCCCCGTAAAGGTAATGATAAGGCAGTTAATTCATAA
- a CDS encoding MT-A70 family methyltransferase → MKKYDLILADPPWQYNNKASNGAATNHYNTTDIYSLTRLPIETITSENSVLCMWYTGNFALEAIKLSEAWGFKVKTMLGFVWIKLNKLAMERITKQIQNGELFDAYDYMDILNNETKINGGNYTRANAEICLIAVRGNGLPRQSASVRQVIYSCLGEHSEKPKEVHHRLEELYGDVPRIELFAREKFGDWDVFGDQVESNIQFNNALKIA, encoded by the coding sequence ATGAAAAAGTATGACCTTATATTAGCCGATCCACCTTGGCAATATAATAATAAAGCATCAAACGGCGCAGCAACCAATCATTACAACACCACCGATATATATTCCCTCACTCGATTACCCATAGAAACTATAACCTCTGAAAACTCAGTACTGTGCATGTGGTACACGGGTAACTTTGCACTTGAAGCAATTAAACTATCAGAAGCATGGGGTTTTAAAGTTAAAACTATGCTTGGTTTTGTTTGGATTAAATTAAATAAATTGGCAATGGAAAGAATAACAAAGCAAATTCAAAACGGTGAGTTATTCGATGCCTACGATTACATGGATATTTTAAATAACGAAACGAAAATTAATGGCGGTAATTACACTAGAGCAAATGCGGAAATATGCTTGATCGCTGTTCGTGGTAATGGCTTGCCTCGCCAATCTGCCAGTGTTCGGCAAGTGATTTACTCGTGCCTTGGTGAGCACAGTGAAAAGCCAAAGGAAGTACATCACAGACTTGAGGAGCTATATGGAGACGTGCCACGCATCGAATTATTCGCTCGTGAGAAATTTGGTGATTGGGATGTGTTCGGGGACCAGGTAGAAAGCAATATTCAATTTAATAACGCACTGAAAATAGCATAG
- a CDS encoding AAA family ATPase yields MGTATLIIGESGTGKSTSLRNIKPKETLLIQTVRKPLPFRSKAWKQWNKSDPNTSIFVCDRWDAIASFISKAAEYGKKIIVIDDFQYLMANEFMRRSDEKSFDKFTEIGAHTWNVINAAIGNTPDDVRVYFLAHTEETQMGKVKMKTIGRMLDEKITVEGMFTIVLKTLVKDGQYLFSTQNSGNDTVKSPMGMFESHEIENNLEAVDAAICEYYGIEKTKEMEKAA; encoded by the coding sequence ATGGGAACAGCAACGTTAATTATTGGTGAGTCTGGCACAGGGAAAAGTACCAGCCTACGCAATATAAAACCAAAAGAAACGCTATTAATTCAGACGGTAAGGAAGCCGTTGCCGTTTCGGTCGAAAGCATGGAAGCAGTGGAATAAGAGCGACCCAAATACATCAATATTTGTTTGTGATAGATGGGATGCAATAGCGTCATTCATCTCAAAAGCAGCCGAGTATGGCAAAAAAATAATAGTCATTGATGACTTTCAGTATTTGATGGCTAACGAATTCATGCGCCGTTCTGATGAAAAATCGTTTGATAAGTTCACAGAAATTGGCGCTCACACATGGAATGTGATTAACGCAGCCATCGGTAATACACCTGATGATGTGCGCGTTTACTTTTTAGCCCACACCGAAGAAACTCAGATGGGCAAAGTAAAAATGAAAACTATCGGCAGGATGCTAGATGAAAAAATAACCGTGGAAGGGATGTTTACTATCGTACTGAAAACACTAGTCAAGGATGGTCAGTATCTATTCTCAACACAGAATAGCGGTAACGACACGGTTAAATCACCAATGGGAATGTTCGAATCCCATGAAATTGAAAATAACTTAGAAGCCGTTGACGCTGCAATTTGCGAATACTACGGAATTGAAAAAACTAAAGAAATGGAGAAAGCAGCATGA
- a CDS encoding 3'-5' exonuclease, translated as MNNLMLDLETMGNTPNSPVISIGAVFFDPKTGDLGASTEINISLESSMQYGAIPDASTIMWWMKQSDDARLSVSDATKTLESPLREFHLFVSEKVNANYVKVWGNGASFDCVILRNSYQLAGLTPPWQWWNDRDVRTVVEMGKVIGMDPKRDMPFDGVRHTAVADAIHQAKYVSAIYQALTTK; from the coding sequence ATGAATAACTTAATGCTAGACCTAGAAACAATGGGCAACACCCCTAACTCGCCAGTAATTTCAATTGGGGCTGTATTTTTCGACCCAAAAACTGGTGATTTAGGCGCAAGTACCGAAATTAATATTTCCCTAGAATCATCAATGCAATATGGCGCGATACCTGATGCGAGCACAATCATGTGGTGGATGAAGCAAAGTGATGATGCTCGCCTATCTGTTTCAGATGCAACTAAAACACTAGAAAGCCCACTTAGAGAGTTTCATTTATTCGTCAGTGAAAAAGTAAATGCAAATTACGTTAAGGTATGGGGGAATGGCGCATCTTTTGATTGTGTGATTCTGCGTAACTCATATCAATTGGCGGGCTTAACTCCACCTTGGCAGTGGTGGAATGACCGGGATGTTAGAACGGTTGTTGAGATGGGTAAAGTTATCGGAATGGATCCGAAGCGCGATATGCCATTTGATGGCGTTAGACATACGGCAGTAGCTGATGCAATTCATCAAGCTAAATATGTTTCAGCAATATATCAGGCGCTAACTACAAAATAA
- the fliF gene encoding flagellar basal-body MS-ring/collar protein FliF, whose protein sequence is MSTASKDTGEAKKGFASLIESIKADPKIPLIIAGAAAISIIVALLLWFRSPDYRVLLSNLSAKDGGDIVGQLTQMNVPYQIADNGSAILVPADKVHELRLKLAQSGLPKGGNTGFELLDKEQFGISQFSEQINYQRALEGELSRTIESLSPVQSARVHLAIPKPTLFVREQKLPTASVTVGLLPGRMLDEGQISAIVHMVSSSVTGLTAANVIIVDQTGRLLTNNDNSQQSANSAQIKMTKEMEAHLKERIEDILSPLVGRANIHAQVTAQMDFSKVEQTSEEYKPNQTPDAAAVRSRQNSESLQNSNGGPSGVPGALSNQPVSAPSAPIDANKESTDGKTAGNTRNGTLNTQRDETTNYEVDRKISHTQRQIGVVDRLSVAVIVNYQSQEGEKGPEMKPLPPEILQQIDALTREAMGYSAQRGDSINITNSLFTDDTPVVEEPSLLNNPQVIGQALDYGKILLIALIAWFMWRFGIKPQWVKYRKTQQAQIDAEMSIANASQVKAPFVVEEEISEDMDEKTRRRLTRQRVSAEIQSQRIREMAEKDPQVVAMVIRQWLGKSQ, encoded by the coding sequence ATGAGTACCGCATCTAAAGATACGGGGGAGGCCAAAAAAGGTTTTGCCTCACTGATCGAAAGCATCAAAGCCGACCCGAAAATACCATTAATTATTGCCGGTGCTGCTGCGATATCTATTATTGTCGCCCTGCTCCTCTGGTTCCGTAGCCCTGACTACCGTGTGCTACTGAGTAACCTGAGCGCAAAAGATGGTGGCGATATTGTCGGTCAATTGACCCAGATGAACGTCCCTTATCAAATCGCGGATAACGGCAGCGCTATTCTTGTGCCTGCTGATAAAGTCCATGAATTACGTTTGAAACTGGCGCAATCAGGCTTACCGAAAGGTGGCAATACCGGTTTTGAACTGCTTGATAAAGAACAATTTGGTATCAGCCAATTTAGCGAGCAAATCAACTATCAGCGCGCCCTTGAAGGCGAGCTATCTCGTACCATCGAATCCCTCAGCCCAGTTCAAAGCGCTCGAGTCCATTTGGCTATTCCTAAACCGACCTTATTTGTCCGTGAACAAAAACTGCCGACTGCCTCGGTCACTGTCGGTTTATTGCCGGGCAGAATGTTGGATGAAGGGCAAATTAGCGCTATCGTCCATATGGTTTCAAGCAGCGTGACAGGCTTAACCGCCGCCAACGTGATCATTGTCGACCAAACGGGTCGCCTGCTGACCAATAATGATAACAGCCAGCAATCTGCCAATAGTGCACAAATCAAAATGACCAAAGAGATGGAAGCCCATCTTAAAGAGCGCATTGAAGATATTCTGTCGCCATTAGTCGGTCGTGCCAATATTCATGCGCAAGTCACCGCTCAGATGGATTTCTCAAAAGTTGAGCAAACGTCTGAAGAGTACAAACCAAACCAAACACCCGATGCGGCTGCAGTACGTTCTCGCCAGAACAGCGAAAGCCTGCAAAACAGCAATGGTGGTCCAAGTGGCGTACCGGGCGCGTTATCTAACCAGCCAGTTAGCGCACCAAGCGCACCTATTGATGCTAATAAAGAAAGCACCGATGGGAAAACGGCCGGGAATACCCGTAATGGCACCCTCAATACCCAGCGTGATGAAACCACAAACTACGAAGTGGATCGCAAAATCAGTCATACACAGCGCCAAATTGGTGTCGTTGACCGACTGTCTGTTGCGGTGATCGTCAATTACCAATCCCAAGAAGGTGAGAAAGGCCCAGAAATGAAGCCGCTCCCACCGGAAATATTGCAACAAATTGATGCATTAACCCGTGAAGCGATGGGCTATTCCGCGCAGCGTGGCGACTCCATCAATATCACCAATTCCTTATTTACTGACGATACGCCAGTGGTTGAAGAGCCATCGTTATTGAATAACCCACAGGTGATTGGTCAAGCCTTAGATTACGGCAAAATCTTGCTAATTGCGTTGATTGCTTGGTTTATGTGGCGCTTCGGTATCAAGCCTCAGTGGGTGAAATACCGCAAAACACAACAAGCGCAAATTGATGCTGAAATGTCTATTGCGAATGCATCTCAAGTTAAAGCGCCGTTCGTGGTGGAAGAAGAAATTAGTGAAGATATGGACGAGAAAACCCGTCGCCGTCTTACTCGTCAACGTGTTAGTGCTGAAATTCAAAGCCAGCGTATTCGTGAAATGGCAGAGAAAGACCCACAAGTCGTCGCAATGGTTATCCGTCAGTGGTTAGGAAAATCCCAATGA
- the fliI gene encoding flagellar protein export ATPase FliI: protein MTARLGRWIASLDGLESRMKGIPMVRRYGRLTKITGLVMEAEGIKMPLGATCYIERIINGGTDEVVCEVVGFNGPRMLLMPLSDLEGISPGARVYAQTSGDDGQTSRLLPLGNELLGRVLDAQGTPLDGKGPLETKQRAPLITPSINPLERTPIHDILDVGVRAINSLLTVGRGQRMGLFAGSGVGKSVLLGMMARFTQADIIVVGLIGERGREVKDFIENILGAEGLRRAVVVAAPADVSPLLRMQGASYATRIAEYFRDQGKSVLLIMDSLTRYSMAQREIALAVGEPPATKGYPPSVFAKLPALVERAGNGKNGGSITAFYTVLTEGDDQQDPIADSARAILDGHIVLSRSLAESGHYPAIDIEASISRAMTELIAKEHYRKIQRFKQLTSSYQRNRDLINVGAYAMGSDPMLDTAIQYYPRMSKFLQQDIDERCDYQTACEQLAHVVPNE, encoded by the coding sequence ATGACTGCGAGACTCGGCCGTTGGATAGCGTCTCTTGATGGCTTAGAGTCACGCATGAAAGGCATTCCGATGGTACGCCGCTACGGACGTTTAACCAAAATTACCGGTCTCGTGATGGAAGCCGAAGGCATTAAAATGCCTTTAGGTGCCACCTGCTATATCGAACGCATTATTAATGGTGGCACTGACGAAGTTGTCTGCGAAGTGGTTGGCTTTAACGGGCCTCGCATGCTGTTGATGCCGCTCTCCGACCTCGAAGGTATTTCTCCTGGTGCACGCGTGTATGCGCAGACTTCAGGGGACGATGGGCAAACGAGTCGCCTGCTCCCACTCGGCAATGAATTACTTGGGCGCGTTCTAGATGCTCAAGGGACTCCGTTAGATGGCAAAGGACCGCTGGAAACCAAACAACGAGCGCCATTGATCACGCCCTCCATCAACCCGCTGGAACGTACCCCAATTCACGATATTTTAGATGTGGGCGTGCGAGCGATTAACTCACTGTTAACCGTAGGCCGTGGTCAACGTATGGGACTGTTTGCAGGTTCCGGCGTCGGTAAAAGTGTCTTACTTGGCATGATGGCACGTTTCACTCAGGCGGACATTATTGTCGTCGGGTTGATAGGTGAGCGTGGACGAGAAGTTAAAGACTTTATTGAAAATATCCTAGGTGCCGAAGGGTTACGCCGTGCCGTTGTTGTCGCTGCACCGGCGGATGTTTCGCCGTTACTACGGATGCAAGGTGCCTCTTACGCTACCCGCATCGCGGAATATTTCCGTGACCAAGGCAAAAGCGTATTGCTTATCATGGATTCACTCACTCGCTACAGTATGGCACAGCGTGAAATCGCACTTGCTGTCGGTGAACCCCCAGCGACCAAAGGCTATCCACCGTCAGTTTTTGCGAAATTACCGGCATTGGTTGAGCGTGCTGGTAACGGTAAAAACGGCGGCTCGATTACCGCCTTTTATACTGTATTGACCGAAGGGGATGACCAACAAGACCCGATTGCAGACTCCGCGCGCGCCATTTTAGATGGGCATATTGTTCTGTCGCGGTCATTGGCAGAATCTGGACACTACCCTGCCATTGATATTGAAGCGTCCATTAGCCGTGCAATGACGGAGCTCATCGCCAAAGAACACTATCGTAAGATCCAGCGCTTTAAACAGCTCACATCCAGCTATCAACGCAACCGTGATCTGATTAACGTCGGTGCTTACGCAATGGGTAGCGACCCAATGCTCGATACCGCAATTCAGTATTACCCAAGAATGTCGAAGTTTTTACAGCAAGATATTGATGAACGTTGTGATTATCAAACCGCTTGCGAACAACTGGCTCATGTTGTTCCCAATGAATAA
- the fliE gene encoding flagellar hook-basal body complex protein FliE gives MTIQAIEGVVSQLNVVATQAAHNAKPVVEPVGFADHLVASVNQINETRVQSAQKVQDFTLGKPDVALNDVMVDMQKASLSLQMGIQVRNKLVAAYQEIMSMPV, from the coding sequence ATGACGATTCAAGCGATTGAAGGGGTGGTTTCCCAATTAAATGTGGTGGCAACTCAAGCGGCACATAACGCCAAGCCCGTTGTAGAGCCGGTAGGTTTTGCCGATCATTTAGTGGCATCCGTGAACCAAATCAATGAAACCCGTGTGCAATCTGCACAAAAAGTACAGGATTTCACTCTCGGTAAACCTGACGTTGCATTAAATGATGTGATGGTTGATATGCAAAAAGCCAGCTTGAGCCTACAAATGGGTATTCAGGTACGTAATAAGCTGGTGGCGGCGTATCAAGAAATTATGTCAATGCCAGTGTGA
- the xisR gene encoding excisionase family protein — MDNVVLLNPSKWVTEDVLMMITGMRSGTIKSARKKSWAAGREYLHISPDGSPKENSECMYNHEAIINWIEKQRNSQPQ, encoded by the coding sequence ATGGATAATGTTGTTCTTCTAAATCCGAGTAAGTGGGTTACTGAAGATGTGCTTATGATGATTACTGGCATGCGCTCAGGAACAATCAAATCTGCAAGGAAAAAGTCTTGGGCTGCTGGCAGAGAATATCTACACATTTCACCGGACGGAAGCCCTAAAGAAAATTCAGAATGCATGTACAATCATGAGGCGATCATAAACTGGATCGAGAAGCAAAGAAATTCACAACCTCAATAG
- the fliH gene encoding flagellar assembly protein FliH, with amino-acid sequence MSNTSKNNQQWQPWQLRELNQWDLNSSAIPPLGEVPEPSVPKVPCLEPKEVLEQINLLDNIKEDAQKTGFQQGFEKGQKEGYQAGFTEGLRSGEQQGSEQALALQQPVIETWQKLLSEFHYSLDTFDTVVTTKLLQIALTAAKQVLGQSTVCDGTALLEEISRLMQQKPIFASQPELHVNPNHVALIEQHLGSLLDLNGWRLVADPSLHMGGCRVVAEDGEIDMTVATRWQELCRLYAPESLS; translated from the coding sequence ATGTCTAATACATCCAAAAATAATCAGCAGTGGCAGCCTTGGCAGTTACGGGAACTTAATCAATGGGATCTGAATTCATCGGCTATCCCGCCATTAGGTGAAGTTCCTGAGCCAAGCGTACCGAAAGTCCCCTGCTTAGAGCCAAAAGAAGTGCTCGAACAGATCAACTTGCTGGATAACATCAAAGAGGATGCCCAGAAAACGGGCTTCCAACAAGGCTTTGAAAAAGGTCAAAAAGAGGGTTATCAAGCCGGTTTTACGGAAGGTTTACGTTCCGGTGAGCAGCAAGGGAGCGAGCAAGCTCTCGCCCTTCAGCAACCCGTGATTGAAACATGGCAAAAACTGTTATCAGAATTTCACTACTCGCTGGATACCTTTGATACAGTCGTCACTACCAAATTGCTGCAAATCGCGCTAACCGCTGCGAAGCAAGTGTTAGGGCAATCTACCGTATGCGATGGTACCGCGCTGTTAGAAGAAATTAGCCGTTTGATGCAACAAAAACCAATATTTGCGAGCCAGCCTGAACTGCATGTGAATCCGAATCATGTGGCACTTATCGAGCAACATTTAGGCTCACTGTTAGACTTGAACGGCTGGCGTTTAGTCGCCGATCCAAGTCTGCATATGGGCGGTTGTCGCGTAGTCGCTGAAGATGGTGAAATTGATATGACGGTAGCTACTCGCTGGCAAGAATTATGCCGTCTGTATGCACCGGAGAGTTTGTCATGA